CGTCAGGGCCGGCCCCCTGACGTCGACGCGCGAAGCCTTGTTGCCGATATAGGCCGAAACTTCCGTATGGATGATGCTGCTCAAGAGAACCGGTTTGAAATTGTCCGCGGTCAGCTGGTCGTGCGCACGCGCGAGCGCCTGCACGCGCCCGGAAATGATGCGGCCGAAATCTTCGACAGATGCCGCTCCGGGCTTGGACTGGGCTACGATGGCTCGCATCAGGCTCAGGACGTTTCGCACCCGATGGTTGAGCTCCGCGATCAGCAGCTCCTGACGCTGCGTCGCCTGGTTCTGCTGGCGCTCGCTTTCCTCGTTGAAGCGCAGGAGGATTTCCAGGATGCTGACCCGCAGGGATTCCGCGGCCTTGATCGTCGCCTCGGAAAAGCTTTCGGATTGACGATAGACGGTTTCCTTCCATGCCTCGAAGCTTTTGCGCGGCGTCAGCCTGACGCCATTGGGGCCGACGGTCCGCTCCTTGGTGGAGGGGTCGCCCGCCCATGTCACCGTCTGCACGAGCTCGCGCCGGAAGAACAGGAGGTAGTCGCGAGGCGACCGTGATATCGGCACGGCCAGGACGCCGGCGGCGCGATCGACATAGTCGGCGGCCGGCGGATGAACATCGGACAGGCAGTCCGTCGCGTAGATCCGGCTGGCCCCGGCCCGGTTGAGAAAGCGGGCGAGGGACTGGATCTCCTCGGTGGTCGGCGTCTGTCCGAACAGCCTTGCCTCGCCTTTCGCCCATACGGCAAAACCGTCATTGGGGATGATGGCGCGCAGCTCTTCCGCAAAATCGGCGACCGCCTCGATGGAGGGCGTCGCGGCCACGATCTTGGCGACGAAGCGATCGTGCAGGTCGCGCGTGGCCTCTTCCAGAAGCCGACGCTCCTTGTTGAGCCGCCCTTCGATCGTCAGGGAGACGATCTGGCCGAAAAGCTCCACGGCGGAACGCAGTTCCATGCCGAGCACGCGCGGCTGATAGTGATGCAGCGCGAACAAGCCCCACAACTTGCCGTCGATGATGACGGAGATCGACATGGATGCGCCGACACCCATGTTGCGCAGATACTCCAGATGGATCGGCGACACGCTGCGCGAGCCGGCCAGCGACAGATCCAGTAACTGCCCCATGGGGTCCTGCGCCGGCACGACCGGCACGACCGGCGCGTCGACATCGGCTATGATGCGGATCGGGTTGCGTACGTACAGGCTGCGGGCCTGCGCCGGAATGTCGGTCGACGGGTAATGCAGGTCGAGGAAGGACCCGATCCCGCTTCGGGCGGATTCGGCGATGACGTGGCCCGAATTGTCGGGGGAAAAGCGATACAGCATCACGCGGTCGAACCCCGTGACGCCGCGCAACTGCCTGGCGCATTCGCGATACAGGTTTTCCAGCGTATCCGTGCGATGGATCCGCGTGATCATGTTCTTGATGAGGATGCCGGGGTTGTAGCTGCTGGCTGCCGCAGGCTCGGCCTCGATGATGATCGACTGGGCGGACAGATGCAGCGCCACGTCGAACAGGCGTCCGTCCTGGAAGAGGTCGATCCCGAACACGCGCTCGGCACTGTCCGGTGCGGCCAGGACCTGCAACCGGCCGCGCAGCGTATGCAGCGTCCCCGCCGGCATCAGGAGGTTCAGCGGTTCGCCCAGAAGGTCGTCGACGCGGCGATCGACATAGTCGTGAATGTTGGTGGACACGCGCTGGATGAGCCAGTCCATCGAGACGCAGACCAGAAACCCGATCGGTTGTATCGAGCCCAGGAACTGGATGGGCTCGCGCTCGCAATTGGTAAGGTCGGCTACGAAGGAAAGCGCATTGTCCTGGGATGTCAAACCGGCACCATGACCCTGTCGGCTGAGGAGGCCGCGTCGTCACGCGCCTTCATGAAAAAATCGAAGGCGAAACGAGCAGCCCCCACGCAGCGTTCCGTCTCCTCTTTCGTAAAGGCAAGCTCGTCCATGCGCGCGGCCAGGCGGGAGAAGCGCTTGTCCTCTCCGGAACGGGCGAGGTACCGGAAGCTGGCGCCCGGCAGCCGCGCGGACGCATCGACCTTTTCGAAGCCGCGATGGATGAAGACCGCACCGAGGCGCGAGCCTTCGAGCACATAGGCAACGCCTACGGCTTCCGGCAGCCCGCCTTCGTCCAATGCGAAAGGCGGCATGGCCACTGGCGTCAGGCCCATGGCGTCCAGGTCGGCCTCGAGGTCGGCCAGCCGGCTCCACTCCGGCCATTCCGGCAGCCACTGCGTCAGCGGGGTTGTCGCCAGCCACGCCTCCACCCCGCCATGGGCGGCATGGTTCATGCGCAGGAAATGGTGGTAGGCCGCGATCTCGGGTATCGGCAGCAGCGCGGCAAAGGAGCGGTCGAGCGCCTCGTGCTGGCCTTTCGTGTCGGCGCGCAGGCGAAACCGAAGACTTTGGGAAGCAATTGCGTCGACGCTCATAAGGCAGCCTCACGATGAGTTTGCCGCGTCGGTTATCACAATCGGTCGCGAAGCGAAAACCATGTCATGGCCAGGAACAACAGCGGGGTACGCAACGGCGGGCCGCCGGGGAAGGCCGGAATGTCCAGCGCGCGCAGCGGGGCGAGCCTGTCCGGCGACCCCGCCACGAACTCCGCATAAAGCCGGCCGAAGAAGTTCGACAGCATGACGCCGTGGCCGGAAAAGCCACCGATGACCGTCAGTCCGGGATGGGGCGTATCCACGTAGGGCATGCGCGTCATGGTTATCCCCACCGTCCCACCCCATGCGTGGGTGATGTCGACGCCGTCAAGATGCGGATACAGGCCGGCGATCAGACGCCTCAGCGGGCCGGCGATGTCGCCGTCGCCGCTCATATAGGCCTCGCGACCGCCGAACAGCAGCCGGTTGTCGGCGCTCTTGCGGAAATAGCGCACGACGAAGCGGGAATCGTCCACGGCCTCGCCGCCGGGAAGTACGCGCTCCGGTTCCGCCAGCGGGGACGTCGCCGCGATGTAGGAGCAAATGGGCATGATGTGGGCGCTGGCGCGCGGCTCCAGCGAACCGCCATGGCCATTGGTTGCGACCAGCGCCCGTGCGGCCGTGACGACGCCGAAGGGCGTGTGGGCGCGAATGCCCCCGGGGAAGGGCTCGAGCCGCGTCACCGGGCTTTGCTCGTGCAGCGCCGCCCCTGCGGCGTGCGCCACGCGCGCCGTGCCGACAAGGAGCTTCATGGGGTTCAGATGGAAGGTGGCCGCATCCCGCAGGCCGCCGTGATAGCTGTCGGCGCCCAGCAGCGCCGCCATGGCGGACGGCTCGTGCCAGGACAGATGCGGGTAGTCGTAGTGCCTGGCCATGTGTTCGGCATGGGCCTGGTACTCGGCAGCCAGCCGCTTGCGGTGGACGACAGACAATTGCCCGGTGCCGAGATCGGCGTCGATGTCGTGTCGCGCCATGAAGCCCAGAAGGTGGCGCTTGGCATCCTCGGCAAGATCGAACAGGGCGCGGCTGCGCGCCCGCCCGATGCGCGGCTCCAGCTCCTCGGGCCAGAGGCGCTGGCCGGTGCCGAACTGGCCGCCATTGCGGCCGGACGCCCCGTCGCCCAGGCGGGCCGCCTCCAGAAGGACGACGCGCGCTCCTCCCTGCGCAAGGTGCGCGGCAGCCGAAAGGCCCGTGAAGCCGCCTCCGACGATGACGAGGTCGGCCTGGCGGCTGCCGTCGAGGCGGGGATAGCGCGGCCGCCCGGCGATCGAATCCTCGTAGAAGGAGCGGCCCGGCGAGATGGGAGACTGGTAGCCGGCCTCAGACATTGAGCAGCAGGAACTCCCGTTCCCAGGGGCTTATCACCTGCATGAAGGTTTCGAATTCGCCGCGCTTTATGCCGGCATAGGTAGCCAGAAAATCACGGCCCAGGACGTTCTGGAAGGAATCCTCCGCCTCGAAGGCGGCGACCGCTTCCAGAAGGCCACGCGGCAACGAGATGACGCCATCCTCGTTGACGGTGCGGTCCGTGGGCTGGTCCGGCTCGATGCCCTCGGTCATGCCGAGATAGCCGCAGGCCAGCGATGCGGCCAGCGCCAGATAGGGATTGGCGTCGGAGGACGGGAGGCGGTTCTCCACCCGCCGTGCCGCGGGTTCCGACGTCGGGACGCGGAACGCCGTGGTGCGGTTGTCGTAGCCCCAGGCATTGTTGGTGGGAGCGCTCATCCCGTGCGTCAGCCGCCGGTAGGAGTTGACATAGGGCGCCATCATCACGAGTGCGGCCGGCACATAGCGCTGCATGCCGCCGATGAAGTGGTGGAAAAGCTGCGAGGGCGACCCGTCCGGATTGGAGAAGACGTTGGCGCCCGTCCGCCGGTCCACGACCGACTGGTGGATATGCATCGCCGAGCCCGGCTGGCCCTGGATCGGCTTGGCCATGAAAGTGGCGTAGATATCGTGCTTGAGCGCCGCTTCCCGGATGGTGCGCTTGAACATGAAGACCTGGTCCGCCAGCTCGATCGGGTTGCCATGGCGCAGGTTGATCTCAAGCTGGGCGGCGCCGTCCTCGTGGATCAGCGTATCGATCTCCAGGCCCTGTCGGTCGGAGAAATGATAGATGTCGTCGATCAGCTCGTCGAATTCGTTGATACCGCCGATGGAATAGCTCTGGCCGCTCTGGATCTGCCGGCCCGAGCGACCGATGGGCGGTGTCAGCGGATAATCCGGGTCGACATTGCGCGACACGAGATAAAACTCGATCTCGGGCGCCACGATGGGCCGCCAGCCCTTCTCCTCGTAAAGTTCCACCACGTGCTTCAGCACGTTGCGCGGCGTGTAGCCGACGGCCTTGCCGTTGACGTCCACGAGGTCGCAGATGATCGCCGCGGTCGGGTCGGTCTCCCACGGGACTTCGGCGATGGTGGAGAAGTCGGGCACCAGCTTCAGGTCGCCGTCGTTGGGCGAATAGCGGAAACTGCCGGTCTCTTCCGGGTACTCGCCCGATATCGTGTGCATGAAGAGGGCGGACGGCAGCGCCAGAGAGGTATTGCCGGTGAATTTCTTGGCCGGCATCATCTTGCCGCGTGCGACGCCGGCAAGGTCGGGGGTGATGCACTCCACATCCTCGATCCGGCGCTCGGCAAGCCATTCGCGCGCCTCGTCCATGTCGGCGACACCACGCCGGGAATCCAGGAAGGCAGGTCGCTTTCGTGTCGCCTTGGCGAGGGGAGGCACGCTGCGCCCGCTTTCGCCGATGGCTGGGACGCCTGTCCTGACCTGTCCGTTCTTCTTGATCCTCGAGGGGGTGCCCGCCTCGGATTTGGGGGGTTTCGGACGTTTGGCCATGCAATCCTTCGCGACGGGTTTCGACGTCGATGGATGATAGCCAGTTCAGGTAGAGGCGGGCAAGGCGGCGCTGCCGCCGCCTTGCCCGGTTTTCAGCGTTCCGTACGCACGATCACGGGAACCAGCAGGTCGCCCCAGCAGCCATTGCCGGAATGGTGGCGTGCCGAGCGCACCAGTTCGACGGACAATCCTTCCTCCACCGCCTTCATGACCGACTGGTTGAGGCGGTGCAGATCGTTGGCGAGGGAGCGGATGGCCGCCTGCTGCGTGGTATCCATGGTGGCGGATTGCTCTTCGGCGCGTTCGCGGACACGGGTGCGCGGGCGCTTTTCTTCCATGACGAGGCTCATCTCGGTCTCTCCTTAAGAAGGGTTGTCTGGTTATTCGGCGGCGACGTTCAGCGGCGATGCCGGCCGGAACTGCGCACTTTCGGTGGATTCGCCCATGGCGGTGGTGGAGGATGTGCCGCCGCTGATGGCCATGCTGACGGCATCGAAATATCCGGTCCCCACCTCGCGCTGATGCTTGGTGGCGGTGTAGCCGTCCGCCTCGGCCTCGAACTCGGCCTGCTGCAGCTCCGAATAGGCCGCCATCTGACGGTCACGGTAACCGCGTGCCAGCTCGAACATGCCGAAATTGAGCTGGTGGAAGCCGGCCAGCGTGATGAACTGGAACTTGTAGCCCATGGCGCCGAGCTCCCGCTGGAACCGGGCGATGGTGGCCTCGTCGAGGTTCTTGCGCCAGTTGAAGGAAGGCGAGCAATTATAGGCGAGCATCCGGTCGGGATGCACCTTGCGGACGCCCTCGGCGAAGCGGCGCGCCTGGTCTAGATCCGGTTTCGAGGTCTCGCACCAGATCAGGTCGGCATGCGGCGCATAGGCGATGGCGCGGGCGATGCAGGGCTCCAGCCCGTTGCGCACGCGGTAGAAGCCTTCCGCCGTACGGCCGGCATCGTAGTCGACGAAGGGCCGGTCGCGCTCGTCGATGTCGGATGTGACCAGCTTGGCCGCCTCGGCATCCGTCCGTGCCACCACCAGGGTCGGCACGCCCATCACGTCGGCCGCCAGGCGCGCCGCCGTCAGGTTGCGGATATGCGCCGCCGTCGGTATCAGCACCTTGCCGCCGAGGTGGCCGCACTTCTTCTCGGAGGCCAGCTGGTCCTCGAAATGCACGCCGGCCGCACCGGCTTCGATGAAGGCCTTCATGATCTCGAACGCATTGAGCGGTCCGCCGAAGCCGGCCTCGGCATCGGCGACGATGGGCGCAAACCAGGTTTCGACGCTTTTGTTGCCTTCCGAATGCTCGATCTGGTCGGCGCGCTGCAGGGTGCGGTTGATGCGTCGGCACAGTTCCGGCGCGGCGTTGGCCGGATAGAGCGACTGGTCCGGGTACATCGAGGAGGCGGTGTTGGAGTCTGCCGCCACCTGCCAGCCCGACAGGTAGATCGCCTTCAGGCCGGCACGCACCATCTGCATGGCCTGATTGCCCGTCATCGCGCCCAGCGCATTGACGAAATCCTCGGTGTGGAGCAACTCCCAGAGCCGGTTGGCGCCGTTTTCCGCCAGCGTGTAGCGGATGGGGATGGAGCCGCGAAGTCGCCTTACATCCTCGGCCGTGTAGGGCCGCTCGATCGTATCGAAGCGGCCTGCCGGTGCGCTGGGGACGAGGTTGTAAAATTCAGTCATGTCCGGTTACTCCATGATGCTGCGCAGTGTGCTGCGTCCGGAAGCAGGATTGACAGAACTTCCGATCCGACGACAGCAGAAACCCGGAATTGAGGGCCCGCAAAGGTGTCGTCTTGTACGAGCTTTGACAAAAGCCGTATGTCATGATGTAAAATCTGTAAAATTCCCGGGCTGTAAAATTGCGGTCAAAGATTGGATGGCTGATAACAAGATCTTTGCCGGGCCACGGTTGCGTCGGCTGCGGAACGGATTGGGGCTGACGCAGACGGCCATGGCCGCCGAGCTCGGCATCTCGCCCTCGTACCTGAACCTTCTGGAGCGGAACCAGCGCCCATTGACGGTGCAGATCCTCCTTCGGCTGACGGAGATCTACGACGTCGACCTGTCGGGCCTGCAGGCGCGGGAAGGGGACAGCGTACGCGCCGAACTGAAGGCCGCCTTCGCCGATCCGCTTCTGTCGGGCGAGCTGCCCGGACCGCAGGAGATGGGAGAACTCGTCGACGCCGCGCCCAATGCCGCGGCCGGCATGGCCAAGCTCTATCGCGCCTACAAGGAGATGGAGGCGCGTCTGTCGGATCTGTCCGTCCTCCTGGCCGGGCAGGGCAAGGCGCTGGACGCCGCCGGCTCGCGCCTGCCCATGGATGCGGTGCGCGAGGTGCTGGAAGACAGGCCCAACTACTTCGCCGGCATCGACGGTGCGGCCGAGGGCCTGAGTACGGAGATCGGCCTTGGCGACGATGCCTATGGGGCGCTGAAAGCCTGGCTGAGAGCGCGGCATGACGTGTCCGTCCGCGTGCTGCCGGTGGAAACGATGCCCAACTGGCGTCGCCGTTTCGACCGGCATTCGCGCCGCCTGTTCCTGTCAGAGCGCCTGTCGGCGCCGGACCGGCTGCGCGAGGTGGCCTTTGAAGCGGCATCCCTTGCGCTGGCGCAGTCGATCGGATCGGAACTCGAGAGTTTCGCCTTCGCAAGCGCGGAAGCGCGGCGACTGGCCCTTTTCGAGCTGACGCGCTACGCGGCCCACGCGCTGATGATGCCCTATGGCGCCTTTCACGCCGCCGCCGAGCGGGCGGCCTACGATATCGACGCGCTCGCCGGCCGCTTCCAGGCCTCGTTCGAGCAGGTGGCAAACCGGTTGACGACGTTGCAGCGCCATGGGGCGCCCGGCGTGCCTTTCTTCATGATGGAGGTGGACCAGGCCGGCAACCGCTTCCGGCGGGCAGGAGCGCAGGGCTTTCCCGCCCGCCGCTTCGGCGGCGGCTGCGTGAAGCTGGCCATCCACACCAGTTTCGCCGAGGCGGGGCGGGTGATCGTGGAAGAGGTGGAGATGCCCGACGGGGCCTCCTTCCTGACGATCTCGCGGACGCTGGAGGGGTTGAAGGCCGGCTTCGCCGAGCGCCCCCGCCGCACGGCCCTGCTGCTGGCCTGCGATGTGGCTTTCAAGGACAGGGTCGTCTATGGCAGGCTCGGCGGGATGTCGCCGGTGCCAGTCGGGCCCTCGTGCCGGCTCTGCGAGCGGCCTGCCTGCCTGGCCCGGGCCGAGCCGCCGTTGACACGGCCGCTGGGCCTGGACGCCTGGGTCAGCGGCCTGTCGGCTTTCGATTTTTGAGTAGGAGTGTCGCTGGTGGATATGCGGAGCGGGTCATCCCAGAAAGCGAAGACCGAGGGCCTTGAAGACACGATGAGTCGGCAGGGTTTCGTCGCGCGGGCGGTGCAGAAGGTGGTGGACGGGGCCGAGGCGTGGAACCTGTCCTGTTCCACCCTCGGCAACCCGCCGGTCTACGACAATGCCGTCTTCCCCTGGGCTGCGGATGTGGAGGCCGAATGGCCCCTCATCCGAAAGGAGCTGGATGCCGTCCTGACCCGCAAGGGAGAGCTGCCCGCCTTCCATGAGATCTCCTCGGAGGTGCGCTCGATCTCCTCCGACCAGAACTGGAAGACCTTCTTCCTGTGTGGCTACGGCATCAAGTCGGAGGAGGCGATCCGGCAATGCCCGGAGACATGGCGCATCCTGCAGAAGATTCCCGGCATGAAATCGGCCATGTTCTCGATCTTCGAGCCGGGCAAGCATCTTCCGCCGCATCGCGGACCGTATAACGGGGTGCTGCGCTTCCACCTGGGGCTGATCGTGCCGGACGAGCCCGACAAGATCGCAATCCGTGTCGCCGACACGCTCTGCCACTGGCAGGAAGGCAAGGCGCTCATCTTCGACGATGCCTACGAGCACGAGGCATGGAACCACTCCGACGCGGTGCGCGTGGTGCTGTTTGTCGATTTCGAGAAGCCATTGCGTTTTCCCGGGCGCCTTACCAACAAGGCCGTCCTGAACATGGCCGTGTTCACCCCCTTCATCCGTGAAGGCTACAAGGCCCACAAGGCGTGGGAGAAGATCTTCTACGGAGCGGGACAGAAGCACCGATGAGCGACATGACGATGAACCAGGCGCGCTGGCGCGCGATGACGGACCATGACGTGGCCGCCGTCACCGCGCTGGCCGACCGGGTACATCCCGGCCTGCCGGAGCGGCCTGAGGTCTTCGCCAACCGCATCGGGCTTTTTGCGGATGGGGCCATCGTGCTGGATACCGGCGAGGCGATCGCCGGCTATGGCGTCGCACATCCGATCGAGCGGCTGTCGCCGCCGCCGCTGGACACCATCCTCGACGGGCTGGAGCCGGCAGCGGATGCCTTCTACATCCACGATCTCGTGGTTGCGCCGGAACGGCGGGGGCGGGGAGAGGCGCGGCAGGGAATCGAGCGGCTGCTCGCCATTGCGGCGCGCCTTCCGGTGACGACGCTGATCTCCGTCTATGGGACGGGGCCTTTCTGGGCCCGCTTCGGCTTTACCGCCATCGACGATGCGGCGCTTGCCGCCAAGCTCGCGGCCTACGGGCCGGATGCGATTTATATGCAGCGCGACAACCGTTTGTGATCTTGTCCAGTTAGGGGCTACCAAAAGGCCCGACTCTCGGAAATAGTCGGGCGTCCGGCCCCGTCGCGTGACTTCAGGAGATGCATATCTTGCCCAACCGTCCCACTTGCAGCCTCGTCGCCCTAGCCGCATTCGCCGCCCTGACCGGGCAGGCCGCCGCACAGCAGCAACTGAACATCTATAACTGGTCGGACTATATCGACCCGACGATCATCGAGGACTTCACCAAGGAGACGGGCATCCGTGTCGTCTACGACACGTATGATTCCAACGAGATCCTGGAAACCCGGATGCTGGCCGGCGGCAGCGGCTACGACATCGTGGTGCCCTCGGCCGAATATCTGGCCCGGCAGATCCAGGCGGGCGTATACCAGAAGCTGGACCCATCCAAGCTGACCAATCTCGGCAATATGTGGCCGATGATCCAGGAGCGTGTGGCGGCCTTCGATCCCGACAACGCCTACACGGTCAACTACATGTGGGGAACCACGGGCATCGGGTACAACACGGCCAAGGTTGCCGAAGCCCTGCCCGACGCGCCGCTGGACAGCTGGGCGCTCGTCTTCGATCCGCAATATGCCGAGAAGCTGGCGACATGCGGTATCGACATGCTGGATTCTCCCGGCGAGATCATTCCGGCGGCCCTGAACTTTCTGGGCGTCAATCCGGATGCGGCGTCGGCCGAGGATATCCAGAAGGCGACGGACCTGTTGCTAAAGGTGCGGCCCTATATCCGCAAGTTCCATTCGTCGGAGTACATCAACGCGCTGGCCAACGGCGACATCTGCGTGGCGGTCGGTTTCTCCGGCGATATCTTCCAGGCGCGCGACCGCGCGGAAGAGGCCGGTGCCGGCGTCGAAATCGGCTACTCCATCCCCAAGGAAGGCGCGATGATGTGGTTCGACCAGATGGCCATCCCCGCCGATGCGCCGCATGTCGAGGAGGCCCACACCTTCATCAACTACATGATGCGGCCCGAGGTGATCGCGCGCGCCACGGACTATGTCGTCTATGCCAACGGCAATCTCGCCTCGCAGAAGCTGATCGACCCGGACATCTTCAACGATCCGGCCGTCTACCCGGACGAAGCGACGCTGGAGAAGCTGTACATCAAGCTGCCCTACGATGCCCGGGCGCAGCGTCTGGTGACGCGCGCCTTCACCACCGTGCGGACCGGACAGTAGACGCGAAGGCGAGGCTCTGTTCGATGGCGACGCCGCTCAAATCGCTCGGTAGCATCCGGCGGAACTTCGATCCGTGGAACGACCCCACGGCCAAACCCCTGATCGAGTTCGACCGGGTGGTTCGGACCTTCGGCGACTTCAACGCCGTGGACGATCTGAGCCTCGACGTCTACACGCGCGAATTCTTCGCGCTGCTGGGGCCTTCGGGGTGCGGCAAGTCGACCCTGCTGCGGATGCTGGCGGGCTTCGAAACGCCGACCTCCGGCGATATCCGGCTGGGTGGACAAAGCCTGACCGGCGTTCCGCCCTATCGCCGGCCGCTCAACATGATGTTCCAGTCCTACGCCCTGTTTCCGCATATGAGCGTAGAGAAGAACATCGCCTTCGGCCTGAAGCAGGACGGCATGGCGCGGTCCGAGATTTCCGACCGCGTGGCCGAGATGCTGCGGCTGGTGAAGCTGACGCCCTATGCGAAGCGCAAGCCGCAACAGCTATCGGGCGGCCAGCAGCAGCGCGTGGCGCTGGCCCGCTCGCTTGCCAAGAAGCCCAAGGTATTGCTTCTCGACGAGCCGCTCGGCGCGCTCGACAAGAAACTGCGGGAGGAAACGCAGTTCGAGCTAATGGACCTGCAGCAGGAGCTTGGCCTGACCTTCGTGATCGTCACCCACGACCAGGAAGAAGCGATGACCATGTCGGACCGGATCGCGGTAATGCGCGCCGGCCGGATCGAGCAGGTGGCGACACCGGCCATCCTGTACGAGGCGCCGAACTCGCGTTACGTCGCCGACTTCATCGGCAATGTCTCGATCGTCGAGGGAACGGTGGAGGACGTCTCCGGCGACAGGCTGCGCCTCGCGGCCGAAGGCGGCACCCTGACGGTGGACGGCGCGCCGAACCTGGCAAAGGGGGCGGCCGCCGCAGTTGCGGTCCGACCCGAAAAGATCAAGCTCAGCCGCCGCCCGCCGGAGGCCGGCGCGGCCAATGTGCTGAAGGGCACGGTCTGGGACATAGCCTATCTGGGAGATGTGACGCTGTTCAACGTCAAGCTCGATAGCGGCACGATCATGCGGGCGACCGTCATGAACGCCTTCCGCGTCGCGCCGGAGCAGATCGGCTGGGAAGAAGAGGTCTATCTTTCCTTCCCCGCCGATGCCGGCGTCATACTGTCGACGTGAGGGCGCGGCATGGCGGCTGAAACAAGGGTCGGCGACAAGACGGCGGGTTCGGGCGGCGGCTGGTTCCGGGCTGGGGTGATCGGCATCCCCTATCTCTGGCTCGTCGCGCTCTTCCTCATACCCTTCCTGATCGTGTTCAAGATTTCCCTGTCGGAAACGGCGATCGCCCAACCGCCCTATCTGCCGACCTTCGACCTGGGCGATCTTTCGGCGAGCTGGGAGGCCCTGCGCGACCTATCCTTCGAAAACTACCTGTGGCTGGGAGGCGACCCGCTTTACATCAACGCCTATCTGTCGAGCCTGCGCATCGCCTTCGTGTCCACCGTCCTGGCCCTGGCGGTCGGCTATCCGCTGGCATACGGCATGGCCCGCGCACCGGGCGGCCTCCGCCCCATCCTCTTGATGCTGATCATCCTGCCCTTCTGGACAAGCTTTCTGATCCGCGTCTATGCGTGGATCGGCATCCTGCGGGGCGAGGGCTACCTCAACCAGTTCCTGCTATGGACCGGGCTGATCTCGCAGCCGCTGAACCTCCTGAACACCGAGATCGCCGTCTATATCGGCATCGTCTATTCCTACCTGCCCTTCATGGTGCTGCCCATCTATGCGAGCCTCGAGCGGATGGATCACCGGCTGGTCGAAGCGGCGAACGACCTTGGCTGCCCGCCCTTCTGGGCCTTCTGGAAGATCACCTTTCCACTGTCGCTGCCGGGCGTCGTCGCCGGGTCGTTCCTGGTCTTCATCCCGGCGGTGGGCGAGTTCGTCATTCCCGACCTTCTCGGCGGCTCCCAGACGCTGATGATCGGCAAGGTTCTGTGGGATGAGTTCTTCATCAACAGGGACTGGCCGGTGGCGTCCGCCGTGGCCGTCCTGCTGCTCCTCGTGCTGGTGGTTCCCATCATGATCTTCCAGAAGATCCAGGCCCGGAGCCTGACATGAGCGGCCGGCTATCGCCCTTCAACCTCGTGTCGCTGGTGGTCGGCTTCGCCTTCCTCTACCT
This genomic window from Aureimonas sp. OT7 contains:
- a CDS encoding ABC transporter ATP-binding protein, with the protein product MATPLKSLGSIRRNFDPWNDPTAKPLIEFDRVVRTFGDFNAVDDLSLDVYTREFFALLGPSGCGKSTLLRMLAGFETPTSGDIRLGGQSLTGVPPYRRPLNMMFQSYALFPHMSVEKNIAFGLKQDGMARSEISDRVAEMLRLVKLTPYAKRKPQQLSGGQQQRVALARSLAKKPKVLLLDEPLGALDKKLREETQFELMDLQQELGLTFVIVTHDQEEAMTMSDRIAVMRAGRIEQVATPAILYEAPNSRYVADFIGNVSIVEGTVEDVSGDRLRLAAEGGTLTVDGAPNLAKGAAAAVAVRPEKIKLSRRPPEAGAANVLKGTVWDIAYLGDVTLFNVKLDSGTIMRATVMNAFRVAPEQIGWEEEVYLSFPADAGVILST
- a CDS encoding GNAT family N-acetyltransferase gives rise to the protein MSDMTMNQARWRAMTDHDVAAVTALADRVHPGLPERPEVFANRIGLFADGAIVLDTGEAIAGYGVAHPIERLSPPPLDTILDGLEPAADAFYIHDLVVAPERRGRGEARQGIERLLAIAARLPVTTLISVYGTGPFWARFGFTAIDDAALAAKLAAYGPDAIYMQRDNRL
- a CDS encoding aspartyl/asparaginyl beta-hydroxylase domain-containing protein, translating into MSRQGFVARAVQKVVDGAEAWNLSCSTLGNPPVYDNAVFPWAADVEAEWPLIRKELDAVLTRKGELPAFHEISSEVRSISSDQNWKTFFLCGYGIKSEEAIRQCPETWRILQKIPGMKSAMFSIFEPGKHLPPHRGPYNGVLRFHLGLIVPDEPDKIAIRVADTLCHWQEGKALIFDDAYEHEAWNHSDAVRVVLFVDFEKPLRFPGRLTNKAVLNMAVFTPFIREGYKAHKAWEKIFYGAGQKHR
- a CDS encoding polyamine ABC transporter substrate-binding protein; its protein translation is MTGQAAAQQQLNIYNWSDYIDPTIIEDFTKETGIRVVYDTYDSNEILETRMLAGGSGYDIVVPSAEYLARQIQAGVYQKLDPSKLTNLGNMWPMIQERVAAFDPDNAYTVNYMWGTTGIGYNTAKVAEALPDAPLDSWALVFDPQYAEKLATCGIDMLDSPGEIIPAALNFLGVNPDAASAEDIQKATDLLLKVRPYIRKFHSSEYINALANGDICVAVGFSGDIFQARDRAEEAGAGVEIGYSIPKEGAMMWFDQMAIPADAPHVEEAHTFINYMMRPEVIARATDYVVYANGNLASQKLIDPDIFNDPAVYPDEATLEKLYIKLPYDARAQRLVTRAFTTVRTGQ
- a CDS encoding short-chain fatty acyl-CoA regulator family protein produces the protein MADNKIFAGPRLRRLRNGLGLTQTAMAAELGISPSYLNLLERNQRPLTVQILLRLTEIYDVDLSGLQAREGDSVRAELKAAFADPLLSGELPGPQEMGELVDAAPNAAAGMAKLYRAYKEMEARLSDLSVLLAGQGKALDAAGSRLPMDAVREVLEDRPNYFAGIDGAAEGLSTEIGLGDDAYGALKAWLRARHDVSVRVLPVETMPNWRRRFDRHSRRLFLSERLSAPDRLREVAFEAASLALAQSIGSELESFAFASAEARRLALFELTRYAAHALMMPYGAFHAAAERAAYDIDALAGRFQASFEQVANRLTTLQRHGAPGVPFFMMEVDQAGNRFRRAGAQGFPARRFGGGCVKLAIHTSFAEAGRVIVEEVEMPDGASFLTISRTLEGLKAGFAERPRRTALLLACDVAFKDRVVYGRLGGMSPVPVGPSCRLCERPACLARAEPPLTRPLGLDAWVSGLSAFDF